A portion of the Pseudobacteroides sp. genome contains these proteins:
- a CDS encoding DUF3892 domain-containing protein, with amino-acid sequence MSDQSKIIKVKKDTSGDITDVMLENGNVFSINEAIMMAKDNKIEGVNVSVSKSGREYLRSNPNGTESDNLDSLPSF; translated from the coding sequence ATGAGTGATCAATCAAAAATCATTAAAGTAAAAAAGGATACTTCAGGTGATATAACTGATGTAATGCTTGAGAATGGAAATGTATTTTCAATTAACGAAGCAATTATGATGGCGAAAGACAACAAGATTGAAGGCGTAAATGTCAGTGTTTCAAAAAGCGGAAGGGAATATTTAAGATCCAATCCAAATGGTACGGAAAGTGACAATCTGGATAGTCTTCCGAGTTTTTAG
- the miaB gene encoding tRNA (N6-isopentenyl adenosine(37)-C2)-methylthiotransferase MiaB has translation MNKGTENKKEIQVSAEEIARQYQYMESIKEANAEYEIKSGRKRLVYLQSFGCQMNENDSERLWGMLSEMGYGEGKNSEESDMVIFNTCCVRENAEEKVYGHLGALKKQKVDNQEKIIAICGCMMQQGHVVETIKKKYRHVDIVFGTHNLYKFPELLNRAINSDSSVIDVDESPGSIAEGLPIERKDSIKAWVTVMYGCNNFCSYCIVPYVRGRERSRSTDDIVKEVQELGRNNFMEITLLGQNVNSYGKDFADRVSFADLLKEINSVEGIERIRFMTSHPKDLTEDIILAFRDLDKVCEHLHLPIQAGSSRILQDMNRKYSKEDYINLIGKIKEKVPGIALTTDIIVGYPGETEEDFEETLDVLRKVRFDFAYTFLYSRRTGTPAAKSADQVSEDVKKSRFEKLLEVQNKISKEINDTLLGRTEEVLVEGLSKNSIWNYTGRTRTNKIVNFKGSKELVGKLVKVKVTGTQTWSLEGEVISW, from the coding sequence ATGAATAAAGGTACGGAAAACAAAAAGGAAATACAGGTTTCCGCTGAAGAAATAGCTAGGCAATATCAATACATGGAATCTATAAAGGAAGCTAATGCTGAATATGAAATAAAGTCCGGAAGAAAAAGGCTGGTGTATTTACAATCCTTTGGCTGCCAGATGAATGAAAACGACTCCGAGAGGCTTTGGGGAATGCTTTCAGAAATGGGATACGGCGAAGGAAAAAACAGTGAAGAAAGTGATATGGTTATCTTTAATACCTGCTGTGTAAGGGAGAATGCAGAGGAAAAGGTTTATGGACATTTGGGAGCCCTTAAAAAGCAGAAGGTAGATAATCAGGAAAAGATTATAGCCATATGCGGATGCATGATGCAGCAAGGCCATGTTGTTGAAACAATAAAGAAAAAATACAGGCATGTAGATATAGTCTTCGGTACCCACAATTTATATAAATTTCCTGAGCTTCTCAATAGAGCGATAAATAGTGATTCTTCAGTTATAGATGTAGACGAGTCACCCGGATCAATAGCAGAGGGCTTGCCAATAGAACGAAAAGATTCTATAAAAGCATGGGTAACGGTTATGTATGGCTGTAATAATTTCTGCTCATACTGTATCGTGCCGTATGTCCGTGGAAGAGAGCGAAGCAGGAGCACAGATGATATAGTAAAAGAGGTGCAGGAGCTCGGCCGGAATAATTTTATGGAAATAACCTTATTAGGGCAGAATGTAAATTCCTACGGAAAGGATTTTGCAGACAGAGTAAGCTTTGCAGACCTGCTCAAAGAGATAAACAGCGTGGAGGGGATAGAAAGGATAAGGTTTATGACATCCCACCCGAAGGATCTGACCGAGGATATTATCCTGGCTTTCAGGGATTTAGACAAGGTATGCGAGCATCTCCATCTTCCCATTCAGGCAGGAAGCTCTAGAATACTCCAGGACATGAACCGTAAATATTCAAAGGAAGATTATATTAATCTAATTGGCAAAATAAAAGAAAAGGTGCCGGGTATTGCACTTACAACAGATATTATTGTGGGCTACCCCGGCGAAACAGAAGAAGATTTTGAAGAAACGCTGGATGTATTAAGGAAGGTAAGGTTTGATTTTGCATATACATTCCTTTATTCGAGAAGAACAGGCACACCAGCAGCAAAAAGTGCCGATCAGGTAAGTGAAGATGTTAAAAAATCACGGTTCGAGAAGCTTTTAGAGGTTCAGAACAAAATTAGCAAAGAAATAAACGATACCCTTTTAGGAAGAACAGAAGAAGTGCTTGTTGAAGGACTAAGCAAAAACAGTATCTGGAATTACACCGGAAGAACCCGAACCAATAAGATTGTCAATTTTAAAGGAAGTAAAGAGCTTGTTGGTAAGCTTGTCAAGGTGAAAGTTACAGGCACTCAGACATGGTCTTTAGAAGGCGAAGTCATATCATGGTAA
- a CDS encoding ROK family protein codes for MKYFVGVELGVKNILVGVVDKYGKLLRKESIPTIKERPYTKIVEDTAKLIMEVLDKEDIDIRNVKYIGVGCPGTPDAKNGIIVRNYTLNFHNIPLRAEIEKYINLPVYVENDANCAALAESVAGAAEDIDYSVTIRIGTGIGGGIIINNKVYSGFNYAGAELGHMVVSFDGLKCTCGRNGCWESYASATALINQAIEAASKCPESLINQLTENDYGKLTEHIIFEAAKKGDITAKEVINKYLFYLSEGLVNIINMLQPEVIVIAGQIAKEGDYFLKPLKEMVNSKVYCQQVRQTEITLAQTGSASVIIGAAMLGVYKNMALHSNVLI; via the coding sequence ATGAAATATTTTGTTGGTGTTGAACTTGGGGTAAAAAATATATTAGTCGGTGTTGTTGATAAATACGGAAAACTACTTAGAAAAGAATCTATTCCTACTATAAAGGAAAGACCATATACAAAAATAGTTGAGGATACTGCCAAACTCATTATGGAAGTTTTGGATAAGGAAGACATCGATATAAGAAATGTCAAATATATTGGAGTGGGGTGTCCAGGCACACCGGACGCAAAAAATGGAATAATTGTCCGAAACTACACTTTGAATTTTCATAACATTCCCTTAAGGGCTGAAATTGAAAAGTATATTAATCTTCCTGTGTATGTTGAGAATGATGCAAACTGTGCTGCATTGGCGGAAAGTGTCGCAGGTGCTGCAGAAGATATAGACTATTCTGTTACCATCAGGATAGGTACCGGGATAGGTGGAGGAATAATTATAAACAACAAGGTATATAGCGGATTTAATTATGCAGGAGCTGAGTTGGGGCACATGGTAGTAAGTTTTGACGGATTAAAGTGCACATGCGGAAGAAACGGATGCTGGGAATCATATGCTTCAGCCACAGCACTTATAAATCAAGCAATTGAGGCAGCTTCCAAATGTCCGGAATCCCTTATTAATCAGCTCACTGAAAACGATTATGGCAAATTAACCGAACACATCATATTTGAAGCAGCTAAAAAGGGAGATATTACAGCTAAGGAAGTTATAAACAAATATTTATTCTATTTGTCCGAAGGGCTTGTGAACATAATAAACATGCTTCAGCCTGAGGTCATAGTTATAGCCGGACAGATTGCAAAAGAAGGGGATTATTTCCTAAAACCTTTAAAAGAGATGGTAAACAGCAAAGTATACTGCCAGCAGGTTCGCCAGACGGAGATTACACTGGCACAAACAGGAAGTGCATCTGTAATAATAGGTGCTGCAATGCTTGGCGTTTATAAGAATATGGCCCTTCACAGCAATGTATTGATTTAA